The Dokdonia sp. 4H-3-7-5 genomic interval TTAACTAAAATGTCTCAATTACAAAATGACATTAAAGTTGTTGAGAATGAATTATTGTCAAAATTACTTTCTGGTAATCTTAAAGAACTTGCTTCTTTAAACAACTACGAAACTGTAATGACAACTTCAAAAGGTGCTTATTACACAGGATCAACATTTGATGGAGTTCTTTCTTTAGGTCGTGTAGATTCTTCTACTAAGCCTTCTAGAGTAGAATTAAAATTAGATGGACGTGCAATCCCTGCAGATAAAGTTTCTTTCGATGGTGGTAAACTTGTTTTAGGAGTAAACACTGGAGGTGTAGGTGATCACAAAATTACGGGATCATTATTTTACCCTCAAGATGGTAAGGAAATCGAAGTTCCAGTTGAGCAATCTTTTACGACCATTAACAAGCCTAACTCTGCTACTATCGCGGCAGATAAGATGAATGTTGTTTATCGTGGAGTTGCAAACCCAATGACGATATCATTTGCTGGGGTATCTGATAATGCAGTTTCTGCATCTGGAGCAGGTCTTTCTAAAAGATCTGGAACTAGCTATTCAATGACTCCTGGTCAAGGACGTGAAGTAACGATTAATGTGACTGCAAAGCTTCCTGATGGAGGTAGTGCTTCAGATAAAGCTGTTTTCCGTATTAAAGATATTCCACGTCCAGTGGGAACTTTAGGAGGTGATGATGGCGGTAATTTAAAGAAGCCTAGAAACACAGTTGCAGCAGCACCAATAGGAGCAAGCCTTCCAGATTTTGACTTTGATCTTAATCTAAACGTAAATAGCTTCAAATTTAGAGCAGGAGATGCGGCTACAGTTTCTGTACAAGGCAATAAACTTAACGGAGCTGCACAATCTGCATTAAAGCGTGCAAAAAGAGGATCTACAGTACAGATTTTTGATATTAAAGCAAGTATACAAGGTAACTCAGGATATAGATTGAAAACAGTTTCTCCAATCATCATTGAGTTAGCAAACTAAAATAAAAGTAATTATGAGTCTTAAACGTTTAATTTTTGTTGCACTCGGTCTATTGATGGCAGTTCCAGCATTTGCACAAGGAAATATCCTTAATGCAAAAACGCCAGATGAAATGTTTGAAGTTACCGAAGAGCAAAAAGCAAAGGACAATGACAATCCATTGCCATACGGTTACGTAGAAAAACGTGACGTGTTGTGGGCAAAAAACACATGGGAGGTTATTGATCTTGATGAACGCGTAAATTTCCCGCTCTACTACCCTATTGATACTATCAATATGGGATCAGATCGTCGTTCACTTTTTGATGTTCTAGTAAAGAATATTAAAAATGGAAAGATTGATGCTATTTACAGAGATTCATACTTCACAGAAAAAATCCAACTAGGAGATCTTTCTGCCGCAATGGTAAAAATTGATACTTCTGATGCTGGATATGATCAATTAAATGCTGGAGAGTCAATTTCTGATTATAACATCGAGCGCACAGAGATCACTGCTTATGATATCAACGCATACCACATACGTGGATACTGGTATATCGATAAGCGTCAAGGAGAACTTAAGTACCGATTATTAGGTATTGCACCAGTTTCTGGTGATGTAAATTTCTTAGATGATGCAAGTGCAGCAGATATTGAACTTTTCTGGATATGGTTTCCAGGAGCGCGTGAAGTATTGCACAATGCAAAAGCATTTAACCGCAAGAATACGTCTATGCCTATATCATTTGACCACTTGTTAAATAGTAGACGTTTTAACGCGACTATTTATAAAGAGGATAACGTACAAGGTGACCGTAAGGTTAAGGAGTACATCAATGATAACTCAATGATGCAATTACTAGAGTCAGATCGTATCAAAGAACGTATTAGGGATATTGAACAGGATCTTTGGAATTACTAGTTTAATTTTTAATTATAATATAAGCCACCTAAGCAATACGTTTAGGTGGTTTTTTTATTTTATAAATCTCAGACTGATAAAAAGGAAGACGGTGCGCACTTTGTGAGCCTACTATTCCTGTATTTTTGTAAGGTGAAAGAAGTAGATTATATTATCGTAGGTCTTGGGCTGGCAGGTATCGCATTTTGTGAAGAGTGCGAGCGCAATGGTAAGTCTTTTATTGTCATAGATAAAGGAACAGAAGGCGCAAGCCGTGTAGCAGCTGGTTTGTATAACCCAGTAATTTTAAAGCGATACTCACTGCCTTGGAAGGCTATTGAGCAATTTGACCTTGCAATACCATATTTCAGAAATTTAGAAGAGAAACTCGGCGAGTCGTTCATGTATGAATTGCCCGTGCGCAAAGTATTCCATTCTATCGAAGATCAAAATAATTGGTTTACAGCAAGTGATAAGCCTGGATTGGAGCGGTTTGTGAAAACTGCGATAGTAAAGGAAGAGCGTGAGGAGATTTCGGCACCATTTAATTATGGGGAGGTGCTTGAGACAGGTAGAGTTGCAATCACAAAACTCCAGACGTCATATGAGCAATACCTTGTTGATAAGTCCGCTTTCGCGAAAGCGGTATTTGATTATGACTTATTACAATTACAAGACTCATCAGTAACATATGATGGCTACAAAGCCTCTCGAATTGTCTTTGCCGAAGGTTATGGAGTGAAGCAAAACCCTTACTTCGGGAAATTGCCATTAGTTGGTAATAAGGGAGAATACATAATTATCAGTGCTCCACAATTACAATTAAATGCAGCAATTAAATCTTCATTCTTTATCGTTCCATTAGGAAACGATCTTTATAAAGTAGGTGCAACTTATAATTGGACAGATAAAGATTGGGAAGCGACAACAGAAGCTCGTGAAGAGCTTTTAGAAAAGCTTGACGCACTAATTAATGTTTCTTATGCAGTCGTCGATCAAGAGGCGGGCGTGCGTCCTACGACGGGGGATAGAAGACCACTCCTTGGTGTTCACCCTATCTACAACCAGCTAGCCATATTAAATGGATTAGGCACAAGAGGAATCATGGCAGGTCCTCTGCTAGCGAAGTATCTCTATAATTTTTTAGAGCATCAAGAAGCACTCCCTGCTGAATTGGATGTGATGCGTTTTCCTAAAAAATTCAAGTAGTCGGTTTTGGTAATTAGCTTGACAGTTGATCTTTAGCTGGGTCGTACTTCATGAAAAAATTGATCCATATATTTCGAGCAAGTCGCATAATGACAGGCATGAATACAATCATGGTTCCTACAATTGCGATAAATGTATTAACTAGAGTTGCCTCAAAAAAGAAGTAGGTAATTACAAATGCTGCTGTCGCAAAAGCAATCCCAACAGGGTAACTTACATACATTGCCCCATAAAAGAAGGAAGGTTCTATTTTGTATTTTGTATTGCAATGAGAGCAGCGTTCATGCATTTTGAGCGTTTGGGAAAGTATGTACGGATTTGGGTTTTTATACATGGATTCATTTTGACAAACAGGGCATTTTCCTTTAATAATACTGTTAATTTTGCTGCCTTTTAGAATTCCCATAATCTCTTTGGTTTATGAGTACAAATTTAAGCATCTTTGCAGTCCTCATACTTTATAAATCATATTTTTTACTTATCTCCTTATGCTTAATATTCATAACCTTTCTGTCTCTTTTCAAGGCGAATATCTTTTTGAAGAAATCACCTTCCGTCTTAATGGAGGAGATCGCGTGGGGCTTGTAGGTAAAAATGGTGCAGGTAAGTCTACTATGTTGCGCATTATTTCTGGCGAGCAACCTTATGATACTGGATCTATAGCTATTGAAAAAGAGATAAGTATTGGTTTTCTTAAGCAGGATATTGACTTTGTAGAAGGAAGAACCGTTCTTCAAGAATCTTATGAAGCTTTTAAAGAAATTAAGGAGCTAGAAGGCAAACTTGAGGAGATTAATAGTCAGCTAGCTACTCGTACAGATTATGAGAGTGAGGGATATAACCAGTTAATGATTGACATAAACGATGTGCAACATCAATATGAGGTGCATGGAGGTTATAACTATAAAGGAGAGACAGAACGTATCCTTCAGGGACTAGGTTTTAAACGTGAAGATTTTGATAAGCTTACAGATACTTTTTCTGGAGGATGGCGCATGCGTATTGAGCTTGCAAAGCTATTACTTCAAAACCATGACATCCTATTACTGGATGAGCCTACAAACCACTTAGATATAGAATCTATTATTTGGCTTGAGACCTTCTTAAAAGGATATTCTGGAGCTGTAGCAATTGTGTCGCACGATAAAATGTTCTTAGACAATGTTACAAATCGTACTATTGAGATTTCTTTAGGACGTATTTATGATTACCCCAAACCATACACAGAGTACCTAGTCTTACGTAAAGAATTAAGAGAGCAGCAACTTGCTTCTCAGAAAAACCAGCAAAAGCAAATAGAGCAAACGGAGAAACTCATTGAGAAATTCCGTGCAAAAGCATCTAAGGCAACTATGGCACAATCTCTTATTAAGAAGCTTGATAAGATAGATCGCATTGAAGTAGATGAGGATGATAATAGTGTGATGACATTAAAATTTCCAGTATCCGTTACTCCAGGAAAAGTGGTGGTAGAGGCAAACGATGTTGAGAAAAGTTATGGGGATAAGACAGTACTACAAGGGATAGATTTACTTGTAGAAAGAAATACAAAGACTGCCTTTGTAGGGCAAAATGGTCAAGGCAAATCTACACTTGCTAAAATTATAGTAGGAGAACTAGCGCACCAAGGTGATGTAAAGTTAGGACACAATGTGCAAATAGGATACTTCGCTCAAAATCAAGCAGAATACCTAGACGGCTCAAAAACCGTTGAGGAAACAATGATCGATGCGGCAGATGAACGCACTAGGCCGCTTGTGCGTAATATTTTAGGTTCTTTTCTTTTTAGGGGTGAAGAAGTAGATAAATATGTGCGTGTACTTTCTGGAGGTGAGCGTAACAGACTTGCACTTGCAAAATTGATGTTGCAGCCTTTTAATGTGCTTGTGATGGATGAGCCTACTAACCACCTCGACATAAAATCTAAGAATGTTTTAAAGGATAGTCTTAAGCAGTTTGAAGGAACCCTTATTGTAGTATCTCACGATCGTGATTTCTTACAAGGACTTACAGATCGCGTTTATGAATTTAAAGACCACCGTATACGTGAATTTCTGGGTGATGTAGATCATTATCTTGAACAGCGCGAGGTGTCAAACTTACGCGAGATAGAAAAGAGAGATGTCATCAAAAAAGAGGCGCCAGCAAAAAGCTCTAAAAAATCATACGAAGATCAGAAGAAGCTTAAATCACTTAATAATAGGTTGAGTAAGGTGGAATCTAATATCAACAAACTTGAAAGAGAAGTTAAGCAACTTGATGCTGAGCTTGCAACTAATTATGATGAGACCGTTGCGAAGCCAGATTTTTTTGATAATTATAACGGCAAAAAAAAGAAGCTAGATGGGTATATGGAAGACTGGGGCAAAATCACAGAAGAGCTCGACGCTTTGAACTAATATTTTCCTCACGCTTTCGCGAAAGCGAAAAGAATCAATGCTAAAACCTGCTCTCGAGTAGGTTTTTTTTATTCGTTACTACTTTCGGTTCGCTAAAAGAACATGGATCGCACTTACTACATATTAAGCCAGTAATTTGGAATTTCTTTACATTGTACTTAAGCTAGAAGTAATTGGATTGTAATTTAAAATAGTAAGAATAAAACTTTTTTTTAAGAACTAATTAACAAGACCCGGTCGATTACATAGGTAGCTTTGTTTTTTTGATGCCAAAGTATCACAATTAACTAAAATTTAAAGTTTGTTAACTCATTTGAGAGACTTGACTTTAACCTAAAATAATTAAATGCGTAACATAATACTCTCTGTAATAGGTGTGCTCGTAATTGTAGGAGCTATTTTTGCCGCTATTAAAATTAGTGAAAGCAATGACAAACCAAAACCTGAAGTAAAAAAGGTTGTTAAAACTGTTTTTGTAGAAGAAGTAAAAAATGGAACAGTACCAATCACCATACCAGCAAATGGCTCATTGGTTGCAAAAAATAGGCTAGAATTATATGCCGAGGTTCAAGGGGTTTTTCGAAGTAGTGCACATGATTTTAAAGCAGGTCAATCATATAGAAGAGGCGAGACCTTGATACGCATAGACGGTGCAGAGTTTAATGCCTCTATACAATCTGCTCGAAGCGAATTTTCAAACCTTCTCACTTCTTTAATGCCAGATCTACGTTTAGATTACCCAGAAGCTTTTCCGCAATGGCAAGAATATCTAGAAAAATTTAGTGTTGACAAAAGTATACCTGACCTTCCAGAAATCACTTCTGATAATGTAAGATATTTCATAACAGGGCGTGGAGTATCTGCAGCCTACTACAACATCAAGAATTTAGAGCAGCGTTCTTATAAATATAGAATAACAGCACCATTTTCTGGAATAGTAACGGAAGCTTTAGTGACGAACGGAACTTTAATAAGGCAAGGTCAAAAGTTAGGTGAATTTATCGATACCTCTGTCTTTGAACTTGAATTATCTATAAGTAAAAACTTGAGTGACCTTCTCAAAATTGGAGAGGATGTGAGCCTAAAAACTGTAAATGGTAATAAATCATATACTGGTAAGGTAGTTCGTGTTAATGGAAGAGTAGATCAAGCTACACAAACAATCGGTGTTTTTGTACAAGTGGATGGAGACGACTTAAAAGAAGGAATGTATCTTGAATCCTTGCTTGAAGCAAAAAATGAACAAAATGCAATTGAGCTTTCTAGAAAATTACTTGTAGATCAAAACAAAATTTTTGTTCTTAAGGATAGTATTCTTGATGTTATGGAAGTTAATCCTGTATATTTTTCTCCAGATAAAATGGTTGTTAAAGGTATCCCAGATGGAACTAAGGTTTTATCTAAATCTGTTCCAGGAGCATACGCAGGTATGTTAGTAAAGGAGAATAAAGAACAAACACAAACCCCAGAATGAAAAAAATAATAAGTTATTTTATAAGATATTCGGTAGCTGGGAATGTTCTAATTCTAGCCTTTGTAATCTTTGGGGTTGCAGGTATATTGCAGCTTAAGTCATCCTTTTTTCCTTTACAGGAAGCCGAAATTATTAATATTAATGTTACTTATCCAGGTGCAGCTCCTCAAGAAATAGAAGAAGGTGTTGTACTTAAAATTGAGGATAACCTTAAAGGTTTAATAGGGGTTGAACGTGTGACCTCTACTTCACGAGAAAGTGGTGGGAGTATTACTGTAGAAATTGAAACGGATGAGAATATTGATGATATGCTTGCCGAGGTAAAAAATGCAGTTGATAGAGTGCCTAACTTTCCGACAGGTATGGAACCTCTTGTGGTATCAAAACAAGAGCAAATACGTCAAACTATTGATTTTGCAATAAGTGGTGAGAATATTGAATTAAGTGCGCTTAAGAATATAGCTAGAGATATTGAAAATGACCTTAGGGCCATGGATGGTATTTCACAAATAAATATATCTGGATACCCACAAGAGGAAATCGAAATTGCTGTCCGAGAAAACGATCTTCTTGCGTATGATCTCACATTTGTAGAAGTCGCACAAGCTGTAAGTCGAGCAAATATCCTTACGACAGGTGGTAATATCAAAACTGATGCAGAAGATTATCTTATAAGGGCTAGTAACCGTGTTTATTATGGTAATGAGCTTAATAATATTGTTGTGCGATCACAACAAGATGGAACCACAGTGCGACTTCAAGATGTTGCCGATGTAAGCGATCGATTTTCTGAAACTCCAAATGCCTCTTACTTTAATGGTAATATGGCAGTTAATATTGAAATAACAAATACTAATAGTGAAGATCTCATAACGACAGCAGATCAAGTAAACGAGTATATTTTAGAATTCAATGAAAAGTATACGGGTATACACATTGACGTAGTAAGTGATTCATCTATACGTCTAAATGAACGCACAAATCTGCTTATTGAAAATGGAGCTGTTGGAATTATTCTTGTTTTAGTCTTTCTATCCTTTTTTCTAAACACAAGACTAGCTTTTTGGGTAGCCTTTGGGTTGCCTATATCCTTTTTAGGAATGTTTATTTTTGCCGACTCATTTGATGTTACTATTAATGTGCTGTCGTTATTTGGAATGATCATCGTGATAGGGATTCTAGTAGACGATGGTATTGTGATTTCAGAGAATATCTATCAGCATTTTGAAATGGGGAAATCTCGCACACAAGCCGCGATAGATGGAACAATGGAAGTACTGCCGCCGATTATAGCAGCAATCACAACAACTATACTTGCTTTTTCTACATTCCTATTTTTGGATGGGCGGATAGGTAATTTTTTTGGCGAAGTCTCCGTTATTGTAATATTAACACTGGTGGTTTCTCTAGTAGAGGCATTAGTAATCCTTCCCGCACACATTGCACACTCAAAAGCACTTATACCTGACGATGAAATTTCTATCAAGGATAAAAAGGGAATAGATAAACTCTTATTTAAACTAAGAAAATATAATGAGTACGGTGATCAAATGATGCGTTATCTGAGGGATAAAGTATATAGTCCCATACTGAGATTTGCTTTGCAACAACGTTTTGTGACTTTTGCAATACTTGCTGCTCTTATGATCTTAACTATAGGGAGTATAAGTGGAGGAATTATACGTACAGCCTTTTTTCCAAATATTGCTAGTGATAGGGTAAGTATTAACCTATTGATGCCAGAAGGTACTAATCCAAAGATTACAGATAGTATTATAACATCAATTGAGACAGCTGTGTGGGTTGTAAATGAGGATTATACTGCAAGACAATCAGGTAACAAACAGGTAGTCGAAAACATTATAAAGCGTGTAGGACCGGGTAACAATAAAGCTTCTTTAAATGTTAACTTGCTTCCGGGTGAAGAAAGAGATTTTGCTTCCCAAGAAATAACAAACTCAATACGAGAACAGGTAGGGGAAGTTTATGGAGTAGAATTGTTAACATTTGGGTCTGGAGGAAATTTTGGAGGTAGTCCTGTTTCAGTTTCTATTTTGGGTAATAATACTGAAGAATTAAAAGCTGTTAAACAAGAGCTTAGGACGTATATGGAGACAAATCCATTACTAGCAGATGTGACAGACACAGATCCAGAGGGTATTAAAGAAATTAATGTAGAGCTTAATGAAACTGCATATGCTCTTGGTTTAAATCTTGCGGATGTAATGTCTCAAATAAGAGCAGGCTTTTTTGGTCTACAAGCTCAACGTTTTCAGAGAGGTCAAGATGAAATACGAGTTTGGGTCAGGTATGCACGTTCTGATAGGGAATCAATAAATGATCTTGATGAAATGCGAATTGTAACTCCTAGTGGACAAAGAGTTCCTTTTGCTGAAATTGGCACTTATGAAATTATGCGTAGTGACGAGTCAATACGACACCTTAACGGCCTTAGAGAAATTCAAGTGAATGCAGATCTTAAAGATCCCAAAGGTAGTCCTACAGAGATTTTGGCCACTATAGAGAATACAGTGATGCCAGACATACTCTCAAAATACCCAACGGTAAGAGTAATATATGAGGGGCAAAATAGAGAGGCAAAAAAACTTACCGACTCCGCAGAGATTGTAGTTCCTGTGATTATATTTCTTATTTATATTGTGATTGCTTTTACTTTCAGAAGCTACAGTCAACCTCTTTTATTGATTTTAATGATACCGTTTAGTCTTATAGCAGTGGGCTGGGGCCATTGGATTCACGATTTTCCTGTAAATATTCTTTCTGCCTTAGGTATTATTGCTTTGATAGGTATTATGGTTAATGATGGGTTGGTTCTTATTGGTAAGTTTAACTCATTTTTACGGGAAGGAATGGCATTTGACACTGCGTTATATGAGGCAGGGAGAACGCGTTTTAGAGCAATATTTCTTACATCAGTCACAACAATTGCCGGTATAGCTCCATTGCTATTAGAAAAAAGTAGGCAGGCGCAGTTTCTTAAACCTATGGCAATATCTATAGCTTACGGAATTGGTATTGCTACAGTATTAACATTGATTATACTTCCAATACTTTTATCATTTACAAATACGGTGAAGCAGAAGTCTAAGTGGTTGGTAACAAATGAAAAGGTCACTAAGGAAGAAGTAGAGCGTGCAATTAAGGAGATGAAAGAGGAGGAAGAGCATAATACTTCAAATGCTGCGATGGATGATAAAAATAGCTCAGACGGGGATGCTACCTTAATAAAACCACTTTATGACAAATAGATTATATAGCGTGCCATTAATTTTGGTATTATTATGTGCTTATGTCAGCGCATTTGCTCAAGAACCCCAAACTCCATTTCTTTCTTCAGAGGATGCAGTACGTGCCATGCTTACTAATAATTTTGGGATTCAGATCGCAAATAATAATGTAGGTGTAGCAGATAACAACACAAGTATTTTAAATTCTGATTATCTCCCTACTGTTTTTGGACAAGCAGGTGCAAATTTTGACAGAACTACGAGTACTACGGATTTTAATGGTGCTTTAGATAATGATGGAAATGCTCGTCCTAATGTGGTTATACCAGACGCCGAAACTGTGCGTTATGATGCATCTATAAATGCAAGTTATACTCTTTTTGACGGTTTAGGTAGATTTTATAATTATAAACAGCTTAAGGAGCAATACAACCTATCACAGTTAGAGGCGAGAGAAACTATAGAAAACACCATGGTTCAGCTTTTTTCAGTGTATTATGAGGTTGCCCGTATAGAAGAAAATATAGCTGTTTTTGAAACTGCACTAGAGATTTCAAGAAAGCGTGAAACGCGTGCCCAGTATCAATTTGATTATGGGCAAGTTAATAAACTACAAATTCTAAATGCTCAAGTAGATATTGTAACAGATAGTATTAATTTATTAAATGCTAAACAGCAACTGCGCAACACACAACGTGATCTCAATGTAGTTCTTGCGGCCCCACTTGAAAATTTAAAAACAGCAGATACTACAGTGGCATTCGTAAGTCCGCTATTGATAGATAGTTATGTTGAGCAGGCAAGTGTAAATAATGTGAATTTATTGCAAGTTGAACAGGATATCATTATTTCAGATTATGAAATAAAAAAGGCAAAAGGACTCTTTTTGCCAACCATAGGGTTAACTGGTAGTTATGGATGGAATCTCGCAAACAATCCTGCATCTGCTTTTTTTCCTGGAACTACTAGAAGTTCGACTAGTCTTGCTGCCGGGGCCAGCTTAAGCTGGAATATTTTTGATGGCGGCAGATCAATTGTAGGATTAAAAAATGCACGAATAGCTCTTGATAGTCAGAAGTTAATTAAAGAGCAGCTCAAGCAACAGGTTTACAGAGACATTGCTAATGCAAAAGGAAATTATCAGAATGCACTAATGGTTTTTAGATTGCAAGAGCAAAATGTAATTACTAGCGAGGCTAATTTTGAGCGCTCATCAGAACAATTTAAATTAGGTCAAGTATCAAGTGTAGAGTTTCGTCAAGCACAATTAAATCTTCTTAATGCGCAGACTACCAAGAACGCTGCAAAGTATACAGCAAAGCTTGCAGAGATACAGTTATTACAGCTTACAGGTCAATTGCTTAATGTAGATTTTTAAAACGTAGGTAGCGCTTTCGCGAAAGCGTAATCCTCTATATATTAGATCGTCATGTACGAACATTTTTTTCAATGCCCTTACTGTTGGGAAGAGATTTCTATGCTCTTAGATCCATCCATAAGTAGTGTGTATGTAGAAGATTGTGAGGTTTGTTGTAACCCTATTGAATTGCAAGTAGGTTTTGAGGATGGAACTTTAACTTCATTCTCTGCTATAGACATCGAACAATAGCCCATTTTCTTACATTTGGGCGTTATTTTTTATTTATTAAATATCTATCTTTCTATCAATAAATAATTTATGATAATAGAACTTAATATCGCAGATGACACCCTAGGATTTGTTTATGAAAACAAAATCGCTCAAGATGGTGTTAACCAAGTAAAGGCGGCGATAGAGAAAAAGCTTGAAAGTCACGATAAAATCAATATCTATCTTGAAGATGATGATGTGGATGAGATTGAGATAAGAGCATTTATTGACCATACATTTTTTGATATTTCTTATGCTAAGCGTATCAATAGATTAGTGATTGTATCTAACAGGTCGTGGATACGCCGCGTAGTGCGTCTCAAGGATTTATTAATGACCTCAGACGTGAAGGCTTACTCGTCAAAAAAACGTGTAGATGCTTTATGCTGGGTTATGAAAAAATAAGAATTTATCCTTTTCCTGCTAGTGTCGCGATTAATCCAGACTTGAGGTTGAGCCAAAGATAATTGAAGAATGACTTTGTTGCATCTCTTTCTGTCTCACCAGTACCCTCTCTAAAATCTGTAGGCTTGTCATCACTATCTTCTTTAATAAATAGGTTTACAACCTTAGATAATAACTTGTTAATGCCTTTCCCTCTTTTGCGCATTATTTCAATCTCAAAATCGTCATATTTCATACGCATATCAATGCTAGATTTGCTAGCATTACCGTCTATGGTAAAGTAGGTTTGGTAAGTTTCACCTGTGAGTTTAATATTTAGATTGGGAGCGGTAAATTGATTCATCTGTTCTCCTGGTAATTTTCCTATACTTCCTTTAAATAGAAACAGATCATTTTTATCATTTACATCAAAAGACCAATCTACTTCAATAGGAGTGTTATCCATAAAAGTAGCGGTGAGTTTTAAAGCTGTTTTATCTCCAGCAGGATATGTGTTTCCTAGTTTGTTTATAGATGCATTAAGAGCAGAAAATTCAATGCGACCTCCTTGATTGTCATCCTTTAATTTTTCTTGATAAACAATGCTACCATCTTTAATAGTTACATTATTTACTAGGAGGTTAATAGGAGCCTCCCTGAGCATCTTACTATAAAGAGGCTTGTAAGTATTATCATCAGTAACTAGCTTGTCTCTAAAAACATTTAAAGTAGGTTTGTCAATTAAGATCGAGATAGCTCCAGCAAATAACTCACTATTTTCAAATCCAAAAGTGGGATTGTCTATTTCAATCGCTGCTATTGCGAGATTAAAATGATCTCTTTCAATTGGAGTTATATTTGAGAGGTCAGCCTTACTATATTTTGTATTCAATGTGATATTGTTGAAACGTCCTTTTCTATCAGTTATGGTAAAATCTTCAAGAGTGAGTCGTTCGTATTTGCCTACTTTGAGAGATATTTCGGAACCATTAGCATTGTAGTCCGAGTAATCTAGAGGTATCTTTCTTGAAAGAGTTTTGCTATCTATATAGATGTCGTCTATTTCTAAGGTGATATCTCCTACGCTAACGGATATTGAGTCTTTTGTTCCATCATAAATTGTCAATGAGGCATTATCTATACTTAACTCTTCAAGCAGGATAGGTTTAAAAACTTTTGCAAGAGGTTTTCTTACCGTGTCTGTTGATTTTTTGAATTTATGCTTGCTGTATGTAATTGCTGCACCATTAAGTTTAATATCTTCTATGTTGATTTCTTTATTCACTAGATAACTCCAATAGCTTACATCTTCAATTGTAAATGAGTTTGCTTTAACGATTGTGTGCGTTATGGTATCCGTTTTGTTCTGAATATGCACTTCTGGATCTACAATAGTGATAGTTCCAGAGAAGCTTTCTAGATTTATATCACTATATGAGACAGTAAAATGCTCTGGCAGCCTATTTTTTAAAAAGAATTCTGCTTTATTTTTTACAGCTCGATTTATAAGAATTTGAGCTGTAAGTATTGCTAGTATTAAGATTACCAGCGAGATGAGAATTGTTCTTGTTTTTTTATTCATAGGTTAAATATAGTAT includes:
- the gldM gene encoding gliding motility protein GldM — protein: MAGGKQSPRQKMINLMYLVFIAMLALNMSKEVLSAFGSINEKFDRSNATFEAKNDLALADISKKANENEEFKAAAATAKSAKALGDEYFAYLASEKAALLAEVKDPKDYEAMDKSNFIDERYYKGGKVSPTGQEFLAKMDAYREGMLKLAGDNEALAAQIQSDFSTAPIVTGGEGDGAKITQDYLSYNYVGFPSVSSLTKMSQLQNDIKVVENELLSKLLSGNLKELASLNNYETVMTTSKGAYYTGSTFDGVLSLGRVDSSTKPSRVELKLDGRAIPADKVSFDGGKLVLGVNTGGVGDHKITGSLFYPQDGKEIEVPVEQSFTTINKPNSATIAADKMNVVYRGVANPMTISFAGVSDNAVSASGAGLSKRSGTSYSMTPGQGREVTINVTAKLPDGGSASDKAVFRIKDIPRPVGTLGGDDGGNLKKPRNTVAAAPIGASLPDFDFDLNLNVNSFKFRAGDAATVSVQGNKLNGAAQSALKRAKRGSTVQIFDIKASIQGNSGYRLKTVSPIIIELAN
- the gldN gene encoding gliding motility protein GldN, with amino-acid sequence MSLKRLIFVALGLLMAVPAFAQGNILNAKTPDEMFEVTEEQKAKDNDNPLPYGYVEKRDVLWAKNTWEVIDLDERVNFPLYYPIDTINMGSDRRSLFDVLVKNIKNGKIDAIYRDSYFTEKIQLGDLSAAMVKIDTSDAGYDQLNAGESISDYNIERTEITAYDINAYHIRGYWYIDKRQGELKYRLLGIAPVSGDVNFLDDASAADIELFWIWFPGAREVLHNAKAFNRKNTSMPISFDHLLNSRRFNATIYKEDNVQGDRKVKEYINDNSMMQLLESDRIKERIRDIEQDLWNY
- a CDS encoding NAD(P)/FAD-dependent oxidoreductase, whose translation is MKEVDYIIVGLGLAGIAFCEECERNGKSFIVIDKGTEGASRVAAGLYNPVILKRYSLPWKAIEQFDLAIPYFRNLEEKLGESFMYELPVRKVFHSIEDQNNWFTASDKPGLERFVKTAIVKEEREEISAPFNYGEVLETGRVAITKLQTSYEQYLVDKSAFAKAVFDYDLLQLQDSSVTYDGYKASRIVFAEGYGVKQNPYFGKLPLVGNKGEYIIISAPQLQLNAAIKSSFFIVPLGNDLYKVGATYNWTDKDWEATTEAREELLEKLDALINVSYAVVDQEAGVRPTTGDRRPLLGVHPIYNQLAILNGLGTRGIMAGPLLAKYLYNFLEHQEALPAELDVMRFPKKFK
- a CDS encoding DUF983 domain-containing protein, with translation MGILKGSKINSIIKGKCPVCQNESMYKNPNPYILSQTLKMHERCSHCNTKYKIEPSFFYGAMYVSYPVGIAFATAAFVITYFFFEATLVNTFIAIVGTMIVFMPVIMRLARNIWINFFMKYDPAKDQLSS
- a CDS encoding ABC-F family ATP-binding cassette domain-containing protein — its product is MLNIHNLSVSFQGEYLFEEITFRLNGGDRVGLVGKNGAGKSTMLRIISGEQPYDTGSIAIEKEISIGFLKQDIDFVEGRTVLQESYEAFKEIKELEGKLEEINSQLATRTDYESEGYNQLMIDINDVQHQYEVHGGYNYKGETERILQGLGFKREDFDKLTDTFSGGWRMRIELAKLLLQNHDILLLDEPTNHLDIESIIWLETFLKGYSGAVAIVSHDKMFLDNVTNRTIEISLGRIYDYPKPYTEYLVLRKELREQQLASQKNQQKQIEQTEKLIEKFRAKASKATMAQSLIKKLDKIDRIEVDEDDNSVMTLKFPVSVTPGKVVVEANDVEKSYGDKTVLQGIDLLVERNTKTAFVGQNGQGKSTLAKIIVGELAHQGDVKLGHNVQIGYFAQNQAEYLDGSKTVEETMIDAADERTRPLVRNILGSFLFRGEEVDKYVRVLSGGERNRLALAKLMLQPFNVLVMDEPTNHLDIKSKNVLKDSLKQFEGTLIVVSHDRDFLQGLTDRVYEFKDHRIREFLGDVDHYLEQREVSNLREIEKRDVIKKEAPAKSSKKSYEDQKKLKSLNNRLSKVESNINKLEREVKQLDAELATNYDETVAKPDFFDNYNGKKKKLDGYMEDWGKITEELDALN